Proteins from a single region of Apium graveolens cultivar Ventura chromosome 7, ASM990537v1, whole genome shotgun sequence:
- the LOC141672082 gene encoding guanine nucleotide-binding protein alpha-1 subunit, which translates to MLCAVIENMGSLCSKQRHSPADFEENAQTAEIERRIELETKAEKHIQKLLLLGAGESGKSTIFKQIKLLFQTGFNEAELKSYITVIHANVYQIIKILYDGAKELAQEEDSSKYALSDEIKEIGEKLSGIGGRLDYPRLTNELAQEIETLWKDEAIQETYSRGNELQVPDCTLYFMENLQRLAVADYIPTKEDVLYARIRTTGVVEIQFSPVGENKKSGEVYRLFDVGGQRNERRKWIHLFEGVTAVIFCAAVSEYDQTLFEDENRNRLMETRELFEWVLKQPCFEKTSFMLFLNKFDIFEKKVLDVPLNVCDWFKDYQPVYSGKQEVEHAYEFVKKKFEELYFQSTAPHCVDRVFKIYRTTALDQKLVKKTFKLVDETLRRRNLFEAGLL; encoded by the exons ATGCTGTGTGCAGTAATTGAAAATATGGGTTCTCTCTGCAGTAAACAGCGACATAGTCCagctgattttgaagaaaatgcacAG ACTGCAGAAATAGAAAGGCGAATCGAGCTAGAAACTAAGGCAGAGAAACATATACAGAAGCTTCTTTTACTTG GTGCTGGAGAGTCAGGGAAATCGACAATCTTTAAGCAG ATAAAACTTCTATTTCAGACTGGCTTTAATGAGGCAGAGCTAAAGAGTTACATTACAGTTATTCATGCAAATGTATATCAGATAATAAAA ATATTATACGATGGGGCAAAGGAATTGGCTCAAGAAGAAGACTCTTCAAAATATGCTTTATCGGACGAAATTAAG GAAATAGGAGAGAAACTATCGGGAATTGGTGGCAGGTTGGATTATCCTCGTCTCACTAATGAGCTTGCTCAAGAAATAGAAACTCTCTGGAAAGACGAAGCCATACAG GAAACGTATTCTCGGGGTAATGAACTTCAAGTTCCTGACTGCACTCTTTATTTCATGGAAAATTTACAAAGGTTGGCTGTTGCGGATTATATTCCGACAAAG GAGGATGTTCTCTATGCAAGGATCCGTACAACTGGTGTTGTAGAAATTCAGTTCAG CCCGGTTGGAGAGAACAAAAAAAGTGGAGAAGTATATAGACTATTTGATGTCGGAGGTCAGAGAAATGAGAGAAGGAAATGGATTCATCTGTTTGAAGGTGTTACAGCTGTGATTTTTTGTGCTGCAGTTAGTGA GTATGATCAGACTCTTTTTGAGGATGAGAACAGGAACAGATTGATGGAGACAAGAGAACTCTTTGAGTGGGTCCTCAAGCAGCCATGTTTCGAG AAAACATCCTTTATGCTGTTTTTGAACAAATTTGATATATTCGAGAAGAAGGTTCTTGAT GTGCCACTAAATGTATGCGATTGGTTTAAAGACTACCAACCAGTATACTCGGGAAAGCAGGAAGTCGAGCATGCATATGA GTTTGTGAAAAAGAAATTTGAGGAGCTATATTTTCAAAGCACTGCCCCTCACTGCGTGGATCGAGTTTTTAAGATATATAGGACCACTGCGCTTGATCAGAAGCTTGTGAAGAAGACTTTTAAACTGGTAGACGAGACCTTAAGAAGGCGAAACCTCTTTGAAGCGGGTTTGTTGTGA